The bacterium region TAAAGATAGTGGGGTTAAGGTAATCACACATTCACCTAAATGAGAGCATTTGTAGCGATAAAAATCCCGACTGAGATAATTGAAAAAGTGGCTCAACTCCAAGAGAGTTTAAAAGAGGTACAAGGTGTTAAGTGGGTAAAACCTGAAAATATTCATCTTACACTAAAGTTCCTGGGTGAAGTGAAAGACGAACAAATAGAAACTGTAAAATCAGCAATTAAATCTTCTATACAAGGCATCAAACCGTTCAATATTTCACTTTCAGACATTGGTGGGTTCCCTAATTTAAGGCGCCCAAATGTGTTATGGATAGGCGTAAAAGAGGGCAAAGATAAACTTATTGGGCTTATAAATAAATTAGAAAAAGAATTATCTAAACTTGGCTTTGAACCTGAAGCTCGTGAGCCATCACCCCATTTGACAATTGGAAGGATCAAGAAAGGGCAAAAACCAGAAATCAAGAACCAAAAATTTGAAACCTCCGCATTTACCCCGCCTCTTATCAAAAAAGAAGCGGGGTTTATTGCAGA contains the following coding sequences:
- the thpR gene encoding RNA 2',3'-cyclic phosphodiesterase; translation: MRAFVAIKIPTEIIEKVAQLQESLKEVQGVKWVKPENIHLTLKFLGEVKDEQIETVKSAIKSSIQGIKPFNISLSDIGGFPNLRRPNVLWIGVKEGKDKLIGLINKLEKELSKLGFEPEAREPSPHLTIGRIKKGQKPEIKNQKFETSAFTPPLIKKEAGFIADKVYLIKSTLTPEAPVYTDIAEFKF